AACCGGCATCCACGCCGAGCGCGACGCGGTTGTGAAGGCCGTGCATGTGCAGGCAGGTGGCCAGATCGACGCCAAAGACCTGCTGGTCGAGTTGGAATAAAGGCTATCAGCAGGGCGGTTCAACGCCGCCCTGTCATTCGCTGCCCAAATACAGCGTGAACAATTCCTGCGGCGCTTCGACACCGCGCAGCATATAGGGGCCAAGCGAGATCACCTCCGCCTTGCGGGTTGTGACCTGCCGCGCGACCTGGGCGGACATGATAAAGTTGCGGTCCAGCGGCCCACACATGCCCTGAATACGGGCCGTTTGATTGACCGCAGCCCCGATCACCGTGAAATCCAGCCGCGCCTTGCCGCCGATATTGCCATAAAGCACATCACCCAGATGCAGCGAGAGCGAGTAATCGGTGGTGGTCAATCCCTCCTCCGCCCGCCGGGCGCTGACCGCCGCCATCCGCTCTCCCACCTGGATCGCCGCCTCAAGCGCATTGTCCACCGCGCCGGCGTCTTTGCTGCAATCAAAGATCGCAAGCAGGCCATCGCCCATAAATTTCAAGACATTACCGCCGTGCCCTTCCACAAGGCCGACCACTTCGCCAAAGTAGTCATTGAGCATATCAATGACCGCATGACCGGCAATCCGTTCCGACAATTTGGTAAAACCGCGCAGATCAAAGTACCAGATCACCGCATGTATTGTCTCGGATGAGCCGCGCACGATATCGCCCGACAGCACCCGTTCGCCCGCATCGGCGCCCAGATAAGTCTGCACGATGTCACTGGCCATCTGCCGGTTCGACGCCGATTTGAGCGCCAGCCCCAAATAGGGCAACAACCGCCGCAACATGGCAAGATCACTATCAGAAAATCCGCCTTCGCGGTCGCTGGTCCAGGACATCATCAATCCTTCGGCGGGGTCATCGGGATTGGTCGCCAACGAATTGCGCGGCTGTTCAAAGCTGACCTTGGCCGCGAAATAATCGGTGCATCCGCGTTCTTTCAATTCGGACAGAAACGGAAACCGGGCGGGCGGGTCGCCCTTTTCGAGGCTGATCCGCAGATCCGCCTCATCGACACTCAACAGATAATAAAGCGGGCTGGCCAGCCAGACATCCAGCGGCGCATCCGTGTGTTCATAGGAATCGCGCTCCATGCCTGCGTCCCGCTGCCAGTTGTAGCCAAAGCCGCCATATTCTGGATGATAGGCCCGCTGTGCCACATGCACCCGCTGCACCGGGAGACCCGCCTGCAATATCCGGGTGCAATACCCTTCAAGCAGGTCTTCTTGCGAGGTGCCGTAGACCCCTTGTAGGACAAGCCATTCTGCAATGGCGTCATGACTGCTGAGGTTCGGGTCTGGCTGCATATGCGCAATATGGGGGCTGGCTGGACCGCTTGCAAATCAATCCTGACCCATAGCATCTTTCAAATGCTTGATCATCGGGCGCAGAACCTGCACTGACGTCACATGCGCCTTTCTGCCCTGACCTTGATTGTCCCCGACTATGACGCCGCCATTGCCTTTTACTGCGGGCAAATGGGGTTTGTTTTGGATGAAGATATTGATCAGGGGCGCAAACGTTGGGTCCGGGTCACACCTCCGGGCGGCGGCGCGGGCTTTGTACTGGCCCAAGCGGCGGACGACCGACAAACCGCCGCGATCGGCGATCAGGGTGCAGGGCGGGTCTGGCTGTTCTTGCAAACCGATGATTTTGCCGCAGATCATGCGCGGCTGTTGGCGGCGGGTGTCACCTTTGAAGAAGCGCCGCGCCATGAGCCCTATGGCACCGTTGCAGTGTTCCGCGACATTTTTGGCAATCGTTGGGATCTGATCGGCAGCTGAAGTTTGCACATCGTGCCGCATTGCCTTGACGCCTGGGGCGGTTATCTTGGCCATCCAAGACAACAATTGCGCTGATCCGATGCCCTACGAATGGACCACTCCGCCCGGTGACACACCTCAGGAAATGCGCCTTTGGCCGCATCAATCCCTGCCGCCGCGCGGCTTTGCTGGCTTTATCCTTGTGACCTTCACGCTGATCCTGATCCCGACCCTGCCCCTGTTGGGCACGGCGCTTCTGTGGGGCTTGTTGCCCTTTGTCCTGTTGGCTGTGGCGGGGATCTATTTTGCATTGCAACGCAATCACAAATCCCGCCTGATCGAAGAGGTGCTGACCCTCGATCAGGAGATGACCCACCTGCGCCACACCACGGCCAAGGGGGAGGTTAAAGACTGGGATTGCAACCGCTATTGGACCCAGGTCACGAAATATGACGCAGACGGCCCGGTGCCGCACTACGTCACCCTGCGCGGCAAGGGGCGCGAAGTCGAAATCGGAGCCTTCCTGTCCGAGGACGAACGCATCGCCCTTTTTGAGGAGCTGCAGCGCCGCCTACCCCCGGATCAGCCAAGTGCCTCAACCAGATAATCAAAGACAATGCGCATCCGGCGGCTTGTGCTCAACTCGCGGTGGGCCACCAGCCAGGTTTCGATCTCAAAGGGGGCAATCCCCGGCATCAGCCGCACCACCCCCGCCGTTTGCGCCGCCACATCATCGGTCATTATCCCGATACCAAGCCCCTGCTGCACCATTTGCCATTGCACAAGATGGGTGGCACTGGTCAAAATAAAGTTCTCCGCCGTAACCGGCACGCCCGCCGCGTTCAAGCCGTCAATCAGAACATCATTGTCGGCAAAGCCGATAAAATCGGCCGCCACCAAGGACTTGAGCGTGTCAAAGGGACCGTTATCGCGCACATAGCTTTGCGCGGCATAGAGGCTGGCCCGGCCATTGCGCAGCTTTCGGGCGATCAATTGCGGATCGGTGGGCCTTACATTACGCAGGGCGATATCGGCCTCGCGGCGCCTCAAATCGCGCAGTTCGTTGCTGGCCACGATATCAATGCGAATGCCCGGATGCGCCTGCCGCAGCTTGGCCAGAACGGGCGGCAGATTATAGACCGACAGAATCTCGCTGGCGGTGATGCTGACCAATCCTTCCGCCGTCTGGGATTGCCCCGATGCCACCCGTGACAGCCCACCTGCGGCTTGTCCCATGGCGCGGACGTGGTCCATCATCTCGAGCCCTGAAGGGGTCAGCATCAGACCGTGCCCTGCCCGTTCAAACAAGGCCACACCCAGTTCCTCCTCCAGTGCGGCCACCTGCCGGCCCAATGTTGGCTGGGTTAAGCCAAGAGCCCGCGCAGCGGCGGACAAAGAGCCCTCTTCCGCCGTGACCAAAAAGGCCCGCGCCCTGTTCCAATCAAAGTTGATCAATCGCCAATCCATGCAAATTTGCATAGCAATTCACCAGATTTAGTCAATTCCCCTAAAATTTCTTATGGTGTAGCCACGCTTCACGCCTCAAATGCATGGATCACCCAATGACCAATCTCACCAAACCCCATCCCGAAAGCCGGTTTTGGAACCGTATGGCCCCCGGTTATGCCCGCAGCACCATCTCCGATGTGGAAAACTACGAACGCAAGCTGCGTGAAACCGCCGCATTGATGCGGCCTGACATGCAGGTGCTTGAGATCGGCTGTGGAACCGGATCCACCGCACTTTGGCACGCGCCAAACGTTGCGCATATCACGGCAACGGATTTATCCTCTGGCATGCTGGACATCGCCCGCGAAAAGGCCCGCACAGCAGCGATTGAGAACGTCACCTTTGTGGAGGCCGCGGCCGAAGATGTCCCGCAACCGGATCGGCCCTATGACATGATCATGGCCCATAGCCTGCTGCATCTGGTGAAAGATCATCGCGAAGTGATCACCAACATGGCCAATATGCTGGCGCCTGGCGGCTTTCTCGTGACCAGCACCATCTGCATGTCGGAAGGGTTGTCAGCTTTCAAACTGATCGCTTGGCCCGGCCGCATCCTTGGACTTTTGCCGCGCATCAATTTTCTACGCAAACGTGATTTGGAAGATGCGGTGCAGGATGCCGGTTTGAAGATCCACACATGCTGGCGTCCGGGCAAGCGCAAAGCCGTTTTTCTGATCGCCCGGAAACCGGCATAAGAAGCCCCACCCTGTGGATAACTGCCTCATGCGCCGCATGAGGTAGTCCCGCCAAGCATTTGTTATGTTTGAAACTAGGGCGCATCGCACCCCTGTGGAAAAATTAGCCCAGTCGGTTCTTGACCTTCGGCCCAACAGCACCGAAATCCATCCGCCCTGTGTACTTGGTCTTGAGCAGGCCAATCACCTTGCCCATGTCCCGAATAGACGACGCACCAACCTCTGAAATCGCCGCTTCGACGGCGGCTTCAACCTCGGCATCGTCAAGTTGACGCGGCAGGAACTCTTCGATCACAGTGATCTCCTGACGTTCCCGCTCAGCCAGATCCAGTCGCCCGCCCTCTTCATAGGCCCGCGCCGATTCCATCCGCTGTTTGGCCATCTTGCCAAGAATCGCCAGAACCTCGGCTTCGCTGGCGCCGTCGTCGCTGCCGGTTGCGCGGCTCGCAATGTCCTTGTCCTTGATCGCAGCATTGATCAACCGCAAGGTCGAAAGCCGCTCAGCGGCCTTGTCTCGCATGGCTTGTTTGAGGGCATCTGAGATGCGGGTGCGCAAAGTCATGAGTTCGGTCCTGTGCTCTGATCGATACTAAGCTTCGGACCATACCTGCACTCCGCCCAGCAGGCAATGGGCATCAAAGCCGCTAAGATATTGTTTTCCAACACAATCTCATTTTTCAACAAGACTTGACCACAGCCCGCCCCGGCATTAGGTTCGCGCAGATTTATCCAGACACATCCCGCCCGGAGGCCCCCCATGTCCGCGCCCGTTCCCCCTCGCCCGACTGCCTGTCTTGTACTGGCGGACGGTTCAATTTTCTACGGCATGGGTTTTGGTGCCACTGGCCAAACCGTCGCAGAGCTTTGTTTTAACACAGCAATGACCGGTTATCAGGAGATCATGACAGACCCCTCCTATGCGGGCCAGATCGTGACATTCACCTTTCCGCACATCGGTAACACTGGCACCAACCCCGAAGATGATGAAACCGGCGATCCGGTCGCCTCGGGCATGGTCGTCAAATGGATGCCGACGGACCCGAGCAACTGGCGCAATGTGCAGCATTTGTCGAATTGGCTGGCGGCGCGGGGCCGGATCGCGATCGGCGGTGTGGACACCCGCCGTCTGACCCGCGCCATCCGTCACAGCGGCGCGCCCCACGTGGCGATGGCCCATGACCCCGATGGCAACTTCGATATCGAAGATCTGATCGCCAAGGCCCGCGCCTTTGCCGGTTTGGAAGGCATGGATCTGGCCAAGGAAGTGACCTGTGCGCAGTCTTACCGCTGGAACGAGACCCGTTGGGCCTGGCCCGATGGCTACAAACCCAATGAGAACC
This window of the Sulfitobacter mediterraneus genome carries:
- a CDS encoding class I SAM-dependent methyltransferase encodes the protein MTNLTKPHPESRFWNRMAPGYARSTISDVENYERKLRETAALMRPDMQVLEIGCGTGSTALWHAPNVAHITATDLSSGMLDIAREKARTAAIENVTFVEAAAEDVPQPDRPYDMIMAHSLLHLVKDHREVITNMANMLAPGGFLVTSTICMSEGLSAFKLIAWPGRILGLLPRINFLRKRDLEDAVQDAGLKIHTCWRPGKRKAVFLIARKPA
- the carA gene encoding glutamine-hydrolyzing carbamoyl-phosphate synthase small subunit translates to MSAPVPPRPTACLVLADGSIFYGMGFGATGQTVAELCFNTAMTGYQEIMTDPSYAGQIVTFTFPHIGNTGTNPEDDETGDPVASGMVVKWMPTDPSNWRNVQHLSNWLAARGRIAIGGVDTRRLTRAIRHSGAPHVAMAHDPDGNFDIEDLIAKARAFAGLEGMDLAKEVTCAQSYRWNETRWAWPDGYKPNENPKHKVVAVDYGAKRNILRCLASAGCDVTVLPATATYEDVMAHNPDGVFLSNGPGDPAATGAYAVPMIREVLDKTELPVFGICLGHQMLALALGAKTIKMSHGHHGANHPVKDNDTGKVEITSMNHGFAVDAQTLPEGVVETHVSLFDGSNCGIRLADRPVWSVQHHPEASPGPQDSFYLFERFAEAMENRV
- a CDS encoding VOC family protein; its protein translation is MRLSALTLIVPDYDAAIAFYCGQMGFVLDEDIDQGRKRWVRVTPPGGGAGFVLAQAADDRQTAAIGDQGAGRVWLFLQTDDFAADHARLLAAGVTFEEAPRHEPYGTVAVFRDIFGNRWDLIGS
- a CDS encoding adenylate/guanylate cyclase domain-containing protein, which encodes MQPDPNLSSHDAIAEWLVLQGVYGTSQEDLLEGYCTRILQAGLPVQRVHVAQRAYHPEYGGFGYNWQRDAGMERDSYEHTDAPLDVWLASPLYYLLSVDEADLRISLEKGDPPARFPFLSELKERGCTDYFAAKVSFEQPRNSLATNPDDPAEGLMMSWTSDREGGFSDSDLAMLRRLLPYLGLALKSASNRQMASDIVQTYLGADAGERVLSGDIVRGSSETIHAVIWYFDLRGFTKLSERIAGHAVIDMLNDYFGEVVGLVEGHGGNVLKFMGDGLLAIFDCSKDAGAVDNALEAAIQVGERMAAVSARRAEEGLTTTDYSLSLHLGDVLYGNIGGKARLDFTVIGAAVNQTARIQGMCGPLDRNFIMSAQVARQVTTRKAEVISLGPYMLRGVEAPQELFTLYLGSE
- a CDS encoding DUF2244 domain-containing protein produces the protein MPYEWTTPPGDTPQEMRLWPHQSLPPRGFAGFILVTFTLILIPTLPLLGTALLWGLLPFVLLAVAGIYFALQRNHKSRLIEEVLTLDQEMTHLRHTTAKGEVKDWDCNRYWTQVTKYDADGPVPHYVTLRGKGREVEIGAFLSEDERIALFEELQRRLPPDQPSASTR
- a CDS encoding LysR family transcriptional regulator, whose amino-acid sequence is MDWRLINFDWNRARAFLVTAEEGSLSAAARALGLTQPTLGRQVAALEEELGVALFERAGHGLMLTPSGLEMMDHVRAMGQAAGGLSRVASGQSQTAEGLVSITASEILSVYNLPPVLAKLRQAHPGIRIDIVASNELRDLRRREADIALRNVRPTDPQLIARKLRNGRASLYAAQSYVRDNGPFDTLKSLVAADFIGFADNDVLIDGLNAAGVPVTAENFILTSATHLVQWQMVQQGLGIGIMTDDVAAQTAGVVRLMPGIAPFEIETWLVAHRELSTSRRMRIVFDYLVEALG
- a CDS encoding GatB/YqeY domain-containing protein gives rise to the protein MTLRTRISDALKQAMRDKAAERLSTLRLINAAIKDKDIASRATGSDDGASEAEVLAILGKMAKQRMESARAYEEGGRLDLAERERQEITVIEEFLPRQLDDAEVEAAVEAAISEVGASSIRDMGKVIGLLKTKYTGRMDFGAVGPKVKNRLG